Proteins encoded in a region of the Longimicrobium sp. genome:
- a CDS encoding ferritin-like domain-containing protein, whose product MPMDSLKDLYVEQLRDLYSAENQILKALPMMAERAHNPELRSAFEEHERVTHDQVKRLEAIFDGMGEKPGGHHCKGMEGLLKEGQEMLKEKGDPDTIDAGLIAAAQRVEHYEIAGYGCVRTYADRLGMADHARTLQQTLDEEGQTDHRLTALAERIINPKAEDGGYR is encoded by the coding sequence ATGCCGATGGACTCGCTGAAGGACCTGTACGTGGAGCAGCTGCGCGACCTGTACAGCGCCGAGAACCAGATCCTGAAGGCGCTGCCGATGATGGCCGAACGGGCGCACAACCCGGAGCTCCGCAGCGCGTTCGAGGAGCACGAGCGCGTGACGCACGACCAGGTGAAGCGCCTGGAGGCCATCTTCGACGGCATGGGCGAGAAGCCCGGCGGCCACCACTGCAAGGGGATGGAGGGGCTGCTGAAGGAAGGGCAGGAGATGCTGAAGGAGAAGGGCGATCCCGACACCATCGACGCCGGGCTCATCGCCGCGGCGCAGCGGGTGGAGCACTACGAGATCGCCGGCTACGGCTGCGTGCGCACCTACGCCGACCGGCTGGGGATGGCCGACCACGCCCGCACCCTCCAGCAGACGCTGGACGAGGAGGGCCAGACCGACCACCGCCTGACCGCGCTCGCCGAGCGCATCATCAACCCCAAGGCGGAGGACGGCGGCTACCGCTGA